The sequence CGCTCGCGAAGGGCTGAACGTATACTGCAAAAAGGGATGCTCGACGTGCTGCATTGAAATGCCCACAGGAGTGGAACCCCTCGAGATCATGGAGATATACGACAGGATTCGTGAATGGCCCGATTTTCCGAGCATCTTTTCCGGCGCCGTCGACGCCGTTCGAAGCTTCAATGAAATCGTCCGGCGCTTCGGACACATGGAAGCCGGGGTTTTGAGGCGCTACGCCGCTCTGCGCCGTCCGTGCGTTTTTCTCGACCGCGACGGCGGTTTTTGCAGGATTTATGACATACGGCCGTTGATCTGCAGAGCGGTTTTCAGCCTTTCGCCTTCGTTTCTCTGCGATCCGGGTCATCCCGACTATGACGGCCCGGAGCGAAAAATCGAAGTGATCGAACCGGTCGACGTGATCAACTTCAAGCTGCTGGAGATCAATGCGGAAATAAGCAAAGCTTTGGGCGTGGGCTTTCCCGAGACCCTGCTGCACGGCCTGCTGTTCTGGCGCCAATGCAGGGGCAAAGGTTCCCCGGCCTGACCATCGGCGCCGCGGCGCAGGACTCAATTGAGGCGTTTGACGCGAGGGCGCGCGATCAGAAGTCCCTTCGGCCACCAAAGATACGGGCCCAGGTTAGACCGCTTATCCAGGGTTCCGTGGCTTGTCAATTGAATGCGCCGCCTCCG comes from Deltaproteobacteria bacterium and encodes:
- a CDS encoding YkgJ family cysteine cluster protein; this translates as MDSDQSREVSHREPGFFTCFLDPDVKAFNKRMLELASEMGEEVEYQVDRFVESRRIPTTVFELMQAFRETYDRFVETVIAREGLNVYCKKGCSTCCIEMPTGVEPLEIMEIYDRIREWPDFPSIFSGAVDAVRSFNEIVRRFGHMEAGVLRRYAALRRPCVFLDRDGGFCRIYDIRPLICRAVFSLSPSFLCDPGHPDYDGPERKIEVIEPVDVINFKLLEINAEISKALGVGFPETLLHGLLFWRQCRGKGSPA